The Streptomyces sp. NBC_01275 genome has a segment encoding these proteins:
- a CDS encoding NADP-dependent oxidoreductase, with the protein MKAAQITSFGTPDVLRINDVDRPAPGVGEVLVSVEASSVNGHDVIVRAGEVKMVSGRRFPIGAGLDFSGVVAATGADVEGYRAGDRVWGMVHPRQRHATAGAAEYVVVPADRIAPAPAGLSPVEAASLVVTGATALIALRDSVHIAGGERVLVRGAAGGVGTAAVQLAHAMGGHVTALARDRHARLLTDLGADEVLDYGSTTSDQIGPFDVIVDTVGSELHCYRSRLAKGGRMVTVGLSAGALAAIAASSVYGARRIRTFSANPDSAVLRDVADHVTSGALRPVVDSVYPLADIAAAHEAFERGGVMGKHVVAVSA; encoded by the coding sequence ATGAAGGCCGCTCAGATCACGAGCTTCGGTACACCGGACGTCCTGCGGATCAACGATGTCGACCGCCCCGCTCCCGGTGTCGGCGAGGTCCTGGTGTCGGTCGAGGCGTCCAGCGTGAACGGACACGACGTGATCGTCCGCGCCGGGGAGGTGAAGATGGTGTCGGGGCGCCGCTTCCCGATCGGTGCGGGGCTGGACTTCTCGGGCGTCGTCGCCGCGACCGGTGCCGATGTCGAGGGTTACCGGGCCGGGGACCGGGTGTGGGGCATGGTGCATCCCCGTCAGCGGCACGCCACCGCGGGGGCGGCCGAGTACGTCGTGGTCCCCGCGGACCGGATCGCGCCCGCCCCGGCGGGCCTCTCGCCGGTCGAGGCGGCCTCCCTGGTCGTGACGGGCGCGACGGCGCTCATCGCGCTGCGCGACAGCGTGCACATCGCGGGCGGGGAACGGGTCCTCGTGCGGGGCGCGGCCGGTGGAGTCGGCACAGCCGCCGTGCAACTGGCACACGCGATGGGCGGCCACGTCACCGCGCTGGCCCGCGACCGCCACGCCCGACTGCTCACCGACCTCGGTGCCGACGAAGTCCTCGACTACGGCTCCACCACCTCCGACCAGATCGGACCGTTCGACGTCATCGTCGACACCGTCGGCTCGGAACTGCACTGCTACCGAAGCCGGTTGGCCAAGGGCGGCCGGATGGTCACCGTCGGCCTGTCGGCTGGCGCCTTGGCCGCGATCGCCGCGTCCAGCGTGTACGGAGCCCGCCGGATCCGCACCTTCAGCGCCAACCCGGACAGCGCGGTGCTGCGCGATGTGGCCGACCATGTCACTTCGGGTGCGCTGCGCCCGGTGGTCGACAGCGTGTACCCGCTGGCGGACATCGCCGCAGCGCACGAGGCGTTCGAGCGCGGCGGCGTCATGGGCAAGCACGTGGTCGCGGTGTCCGCGTAG
- a CDS encoding PhzF family phenazine biosynthesis protein → MPRARSFVQVDVFFTSPYSGNPVAVLLDGTDLGDEEMQSLARWTNLSETTFVLPPTVPEADYRLRIFTPQGELPFAGHPTLGSAHAWLDGGGMPQYGDRVVQECAAGLVTVRRGEGTLSFAAPPRVREGALDDDCLNQIVAAFGITRDRVLAHQWVDNGPGWAVVRLSTAEEVLALEPDLSLIPDAMVGAIGAYPQGSPYHWEMRTFAPGVGVPEDPACGSMNAAVGQWLTATGGAPSTYRVSQGARLGRAARIEITADTDGTVWVSGAAAVRIRGTITL, encoded by the coding sequence ATGCCGCGCGCACGCTCGTTCGTGCAGGTCGACGTGTTCTTCACGAGCCCCTATTCCGGCAATCCGGTCGCCGTCCTTCTGGACGGGACGGACCTGGGCGATGAGGAGATGCAGAGCCTGGCGCGTTGGACGAATCTGTCCGAGACCACGTTCGTGCTGCCCCCCACCGTCCCGGAGGCGGACTACCGGCTGCGGATCTTCACTCCGCAGGGTGAGCTGCCGTTCGCCGGGCATCCCACCCTCGGTTCCGCGCACGCCTGGCTGGACGGTGGCGGCATGCCGCAGTACGGCGACCGCGTCGTGCAGGAGTGCGCCGCCGGCCTGGTCACCGTGCGCCGGGGCGAGGGGACTCTGTCCTTTGCCGCCCCTCCTCGTGTGCGCGAAGGCGCGCTCGACGACGACTGTCTGAACCAGATCGTGGCCGCGTTCGGCATCACGCGCGACCGAGTCCTCGCCCACCAGTGGGTCGACAACGGGCCCGGCTGGGCTGTGGTCCGGTTGTCCACGGCCGAGGAGGTCCTCGCCCTCGAACCCGACCTCTCCCTCATCCCGGACGCGATGGTCGGCGCGATCGGGGCCTACCCCCAAGGGTCCCCGTACCACTGGGAGATGCGCACCTTCGCCCCCGGCGTCGGCGTGCCCGAGGACCCCGCGTGCGGCAGCATGAACGCCGCCGTCGGGCAGTGGCTCACCGCCACCGGCGGCGCACCCTCCACCTACCGGGTCTCCCAGGGCGCGCGGCTGGGCCGGGCCGCACGTATCGAGATCACCGCCGATACGGACGGGACCGTCTGGGTCAGCGGCGCCGCCGCCGTCCGCATCCGCGGCACCATCACTCTCTGA
- a CDS encoding helix-turn-helix transcriptional regulator, protein MTDDSLAMSDDPRRELAEFLRTRRTRLRPEDVGLEPGPRRRVAGLRREELALLAGVSSDYYQRMEQGRDVRPSEQVLDALARALNFSTEECRHLHSLAAAARTPVRAPRRYEPEQVPDTTQRLLRTMPSPALVVGRYLDVLAWSPLAGALLGEFTRLPVTERNLLSLLLHPEADQTCPERSATVAELTAMLRAQVAADPGHPRAVELVGELAVRCDEFATLWARHDVGETTRGRMRVNHPMAGELNLDWDAYPLPGTPGPMLIVYTAVEGSPDAERLQLLASLLGAR, encoded by the coding sequence GTGACCGACGACTCCCTCGCCATGAGCGACGATCCCCGACGCGAACTCGCCGAGTTCCTGCGGACCCGCCGGACCCGGCTGCGGCCGGAGGACGTCGGCCTCGAACCCGGCCCGAGGCGGCGTGTCGCCGGGCTGCGGCGTGAGGAACTGGCCCTGCTGGCGGGGGTGAGTTCGGACTACTACCAGCGCATGGAGCAGGGACGCGACGTGCGACCTTCCGAACAGGTCCTGGACGCCCTCGCCCGCGCCCTGAACTTCTCCACCGAGGAGTGCCGGCACCTGCACAGCCTCGCCGCCGCCGCGCGCACACCGGTTCGCGCCCCGCGCCGGTACGAACCCGAGCAAGTACCGGACACCACACAGCGGTTGCTGCGCACGATGCCCTCGCCCGCGCTGGTCGTGGGCCGCTACCTGGACGTACTGGCCTGGAGCCCGCTGGCCGGCGCGCTGCTGGGCGAGTTCACCCGGCTCCCGGTGACGGAGCGGAACCTGCTGTCGCTCCTGCTGCATCCGGAGGCCGACCAGACCTGCCCGGAGCGGTCCGCCACCGTCGCCGAGCTGACCGCGATGCTGCGCGCCCAGGTCGCCGCCGATCCGGGGCATCCGCGCGCCGTGGAGCTGGTCGGCGAACTCGCGGTCCGCTGCGACGAGTTCGCGACGCTGTGGGCCCGCCACGACGTGGGGGAGACGACGCGCGGCCGGATGCGCGTCAACCACCCCATGGCCGGGGAGCTGAACCTGGACTGGGACGCCTACCCGCTGCCGGGCACTCCCGGCCCGATGCTGATCGTCTACACCGCTGTCGAGGGCAGCCCCGACGCCGAGCGTCTCCAACTGCTCGCCAGCCTGCTGGGCGCCCGCTGA
- a CDS encoding amphi-Trp domain-containing protein, with protein sequence MKDLKFEQKSSLSRMEAADQLTALAAALRKGGDAELELGSGTLSLRIPDDLRGEMEVEVGNGEIELEIEFKWPTAPTRTAPAGPGRSGTGAGRGRSAKRSATKAP encoded by the coding sequence ATGAAGGACCTCAAGTTTGAGCAGAAGAGCTCGCTGTCACGCATGGAGGCGGCTGACCAGCTCACGGCACTCGCGGCTGCGCTGAGGAAAGGCGGGGACGCCGAACTGGAACTCGGTTCCGGGACCCTGAGCCTGCGGATCCCCGACGACCTTCGCGGTGAGATGGAGGTCGAGGTCGGCAACGGGGAGATCGAGCTGGAGATCGAGTTCAAGTGGCCGACCGCACCGACCCGGACAGCGCCCGCCGGGCCCGGTCGGAGCGGCACGGGCGCCGGCAGGGGCAGAAGCGCGAAGCGGTCCGCCACAAAGGCCCCCTGA
- a CDS encoding carboxymuconolactone decarboxylase family protein yields the protein MSTASETPVLDTLAAMTVDSLERCGLPPDMLILTRIAALAASDAPPISYAAHIDPALKTGLTAEQLQDVLVAIAPIVGTARVMTAAGNIATALGIAIAVADAEIEAQG from the coding sequence ATGTCCACTGCATCGGAAACCCCTGTCCTGGACACCCTCGCCGCGATGACGGTCGACTCGCTCGAGCGGTGCGGGCTCCCCCCGGACATGCTCATACTCACGCGTATCGCGGCGCTCGCCGCCTCGGACGCCCCGCCCATCTCCTACGCGGCGCATATCGACCCCGCCCTGAAGACCGGCCTGACCGCCGAGCAGCTGCAGGACGTCCTGGTCGCCATCGCGCCCATCGTGGGCACCGCCCGCGTCATGACGGCAGCGGGCAACATCGCCACGGCACTCGGCATCGCCATCGCCGTCGCCGACGCCGAGATCGAGGCCCAGGGCTGA
- a CDS encoding VCBS repeat-containing protein — protein sequence MSNHKKRRTRRILTLGTVGALALGASVAALASATGPLTTTAAACSSGLVFTQSDTSAAVGDNPRHVVTGDLDGDGNADVVAADLDADSLSVLLGNGDGTFATATDYAVGNGPYQSVIADFDGDDSPDIATADFNGGTVSVLLGNGDGAFAASVQYTVGAGARSLVPGDLDGDGDLDLAVAEEQGGGVSLLLGDGDGAFTVDVEAVTVTRPHGLVLTDFDGDGDLDIATASVATGGGVSVVLGNGDGTFGDVTEYASVARLYSIAHGDFDGDGTTDLATISNGSNTLEVFTGNGDGTFDDSVSSTTSALPVAVSAADVDGDDVTDVLVSSLKGNSVTVFQGTSSGSMTELTELAADGAYEAAAADLTADGTQDLVVASSNSDQVDVFTGSCD from the coding sequence ATGAGCAACCACAAGAAGCGCAGGACCCGTCGCATCCTGACCCTCGGCACCGTCGGCGCCCTCGCCCTGGGCGCGAGCGTCGCCGCCCTGGCGTCGGCGACCGGACCGCTCACGACAACGGCCGCCGCCTGCTCCTCCGGCCTCGTCTTCACACAGTCGGACACCTCCGCCGCGGTCGGCGACAACCCCCGGCACGTGGTGACCGGCGACCTCGACGGCGACGGGAACGCCGACGTCGTCGCGGCCGACCTCGACGCCGACTCGCTGTCCGTGCTGCTGGGCAACGGCGACGGCACCTTCGCCACGGCGACCGACTACGCGGTGGGCAACGGCCCGTACCAGTCCGTCATCGCCGACTTCGACGGCGACGACAGCCCGGACATCGCCACCGCCGACTTCAACGGCGGCACCGTCAGCGTCCTGCTCGGCAACGGCGACGGCGCCTTCGCCGCCTCCGTCCAGTACACCGTCGGCGCGGGCGCCCGCTCCCTCGTCCCCGGCGACCTCGACGGCGACGGCGACCTGGATCTGGCGGTGGCCGAGGAACAGGGCGGCGGCGTCAGCCTGTTACTGGGCGACGGCGACGGGGCGTTCACGGTCGACGTCGAGGCGGTGACCGTGACCCGGCCGCACGGCCTGGTCCTCACCGACTTCGACGGCGACGGCGACCTGGACATCGCCACCGCCAGCGTCGCCACCGGCGGAGGCGTCAGCGTGGTGCTCGGCAACGGCGACGGCACCTTCGGCGACGTCACGGAGTACGCCAGCGTCGCCCGCCTGTACTCCATCGCCCACGGCGACTTCGACGGCGACGGCACGACCGACCTGGCCACCATCAGCAACGGCTCCAACACCCTGGAGGTCTTCACGGGCAACGGCGACGGCACGTTCGACGACTCCGTCTCCTCCACCACGTCCGCCCTGCCGGTGGCCGTCTCCGCCGCGGACGTCGACGGCGACGACGTGACGGACGTACTCGTCTCCTCCCTCAAGGGGAACTCCGTCACCGTCTTCCAGGGCACGTCGAGCGGCAGCATGACCGAACTGACCGAACTCGCGGCCGACGGGGCCTACGAAGCGGCAGCCGCCGACCTCACCGCCGACGGCACCCAGGACCTCGTGGTGGCGAGCAGCAACAGCGACCAAGTGGACGTCTTCACCGGCTCCTGCGACTGA